The Teredinibacter sp. KSP-S5-2 genome includes a window with the following:
- a CDS encoding tetratricopeptide repeat protein, translating into MSITNRLVQTLFLAGTLCLSILVHSASAARNAIDDVDIMGISNELKTMLDDNIAPIRDKEKRAKKLHELLFNDSGLGYGIRYNATATRTAQETFDKRSGNCVSLANLFVASARYVGLKASYQAADVPEDWEEKQGFYVIPGHINVVVDLPKDSLFISRNSLRDIPSQKKMVVEFVGVYAGKNIKTKKISDDRAHAEYYNNLAMIRFATGDIKQSLAYLEKATDTYSKADFIWSNYGVVLKHKGNFDAAEKAYLKALKLNSRNLSAISNIYVLYDETQQREKALKFSKKAAKYAKKNPYYLAKLASHDAKLGNYESAIGLLHKAIHKKPTEAKFHHQIAVAYLKQKNYPKVERHLLEAEKLANSDEDMLKYQRKINAFKHLQAGL; encoded by the coding sequence ATGAGTATTACAAATCGCCTGGTCCAAACCCTTTTCCTTGCTGGCACACTTTGTCTTTCTATCCTTGTTCATTCAGCATCTGCTGCAAGAAATGCCATTGACGACGTCGATATAATGGGCATCAGTAATGAACTAAAAACCATGCTTGATGATAATATTGCCCCCATCAGAGACAAAGAAAAGCGCGCAAAAAAACTACACGAGTTGCTATTCAATGATTCAGGTTTGGGGTACGGAATTCGATATAACGCCACTGCTACCCGCACAGCGCAAGAAACTTTTGATAAACGCTCAGGAAACTGTGTATCCCTCGCCAATTTATTTGTTGCCAGCGCACGTTATGTCGGCTTAAAAGCCAGCTACCAAGCAGCGGATGTACCTGAAGACTGGGAAGAAAAGCAAGGTTTCTATGTTATACCAGGACATATCAATGTGGTTGTGGACTTACCAAAAGACTCCCTGTTTATATCCAGGAACAGTCTGAGAGACATTCCCAGCCAGAAGAAAATGGTGGTGGAGTTTGTCGGTGTTTATGCAGGGAAAAATATTAAAACGAAAAAAATCTCTGACGACAGAGCCCATGCCGAGTACTACAACAACCTGGCAATGATCCGCTTCGCAACAGGAGACATAAAGCAATCTCTGGCTTATTTGGAAAAAGCAACAGACACCTATTCCAAGGCAGATTTTATCTGGTCAAACTATGGTGTTGTTTTAAAACACAAAGGTAATTTTGATGCTGCTGAAAAAGCTTATTTAAAAGCATTAAAACTAAACTCCAGAAACCTCTCTGCTATCAGTAATATTTATGTGCTTTATGATGAAACCCAACAAAGAGAAAAAGCACTTAAGTTTTCGAAGAAAGCCGCGAAATACGCCAAGAAGAATCCATATTATTTAGCCAAACTGGCAAGTCATGATGCAAAATTAGGTAACTACGAATCTGCCATCGGTTTACTGCATAAAGCAATTCACAAAAAACCAACTGAAGCCAAGTTTCACCATCAAATTGCTGTCGCTTATCTTAAACAGAAAAACTACCCAAAAGTAGAAAGACATCTACTGGAAGCAGAAAAACTCGCGAATAGCGATGAAGACATGCTTAAGTATCAGAGAAAGATAAACGCTTTTAAGCACTTACAAGCAGGCCTGTAA
- the flhB gene encoding flagellar biosynthesis protein FlhB: MADDSAQEKTEEATPRRLEKAREEGQVPRSKELTTSAVLIAGTVGLVMFGGVLAGQLMKVIEFNFNLSREAIFDTSQMFAQLGASFWYALLGLIPFFAIVLLAAVAGPVALGGWLFSAKALAPKLDRIDPMKGLGRMFSAKSLVELVKAIGKVLIVIAVAYFVMQATKESLMGLADEGVQQGIVHSVTLSAWAAVIISCATIFIAMIDIPFQIYDHAKKLKMSRQDIKDEMKDTEGKPEVKGKIRQMQMQMAQNRMMQSVPEADVVITNPTHYSVALKYKPDMMDTPILVAKGVDHIALKIREVAKLNEIDFVESPALARSIYHTTEIDQEIPQGLYLAVAQVLAYVFQLRDYRKGRGEKPKYPRSPQIPPDLRYD; encoded by the coding sequence ATGGCCGATGATAGCGCTCAGGAAAAGACCGAAGAGGCCACCCCCAGGCGCCTGGAAAAGGCGCGTGAAGAAGGTCAGGTTCCCCGGTCAAAAGAATTAACGACGTCCGCGGTACTTATTGCCGGTACTGTGGGCCTGGTTATGTTCGGCGGTGTTCTGGCGGGCCAACTCATGAAGGTGATTGAGTTTAACTTTAACCTCAGTCGCGAGGCGATTTTTGACACGTCCCAAATGTTTGCCCAGCTTGGTGCCTCGTTTTGGTATGCATTACTTGGTTTAATTCCTTTTTTCGCTATTGTTTTGCTTGCGGCAGTAGCTGGGCCAGTCGCATTAGGTGGATGGCTGTTTAGCGCCAAAGCATTGGCTCCGAAACTGGATCGTATTGATCCGATGAAAGGCTTAGGAAGAATGTTCTCCGCCAAGTCATTAGTGGAGTTGGTGAAAGCTATTGGCAAAGTGCTTATCGTGATTGCGGTTGCTTATTTTGTCATGCAAGCAACCAAAGAAAGCTTAATGGGGTTGGCAGATGAAGGGGTACAGCAGGGGATTGTTCATTCGGTAACCCTAAGCGCCTGGGCTGCAGTAATTATTTCGTGCGCAACGATTTTTATTGCCATGATCGATATCCCTTTCCAAATATACGATCATGCAAAGAAACTGAAAATGTCTCGCCAGGACATTAAGGACGAGATGAAGGATACGGAAGGTAAGCCAGAGGTTAAGGGAAAAATTCGGCAAATGCAGATGCAGATGGCACAAAACCGCATGATGCAGTCTGTTCCTGAAGCCGATGTGGTGATTACCAATCCGACTCATTATTCGGTGGCATTGAAATATAAACCGGACATGATGGATACACCGATTCTGGTGGCCAAAGGGGTGGATCATATCGCATTAAAAATCCGAGAAGTGGCCAAGCTTAACGAAATAGATTTTGTTGAATCCCCGGCTCTGGCGCGTTCAATTTATCACACCACAGAAATCGATCAGGAAATACCACAGGGGCTTTATTTGGCGGTGGCGCAAGTACTGGCATATGTTTTCCAGCTTCGAGATTACCGCAAGGGTAGAGGAGAAAAACCGAAGTATCCCCGGTCTCCCCAAATTCCTCCAGACCTTCGTTACGATTAA
- the fliR gene encoding flagellar biosynthetic protein FliR — protein MLVSEQDIMQFINQYYLPFIRIGAMFMVAPIFSARIVNARLRLVLALVLGVIVAPLLPPMPSVPLFSLQSIALIVQEMLIGVVVGFVFQVVFQVFVLSGQYMAMKMGLGFASMNDPTNGVQTTVLSQFFLMLVTLMFIAINGHLILISTVIDSFTTFPIGNALPAAALFDVVKLGGWMFASALVIALPVLTALLFVNIAFGVMSRAAPQLNIFAVGFPFTLIMGLILIWLGLNGFVERFTNVADYGFLFIHDMLGVQ, from the coding sequence ATGCTCGTCTCTGAACAGGACATAATGCAATTTATCAACCAGTATTATTTACCGTTCATTCGCATCGGCGCCATGTTTATGGTGGCACCAATTTTTAGTGCAAGAATTGTTAATGCCCGATTAAGGCTTGTGCTCGCCTTAGTGTTAGGGGTAATCGTCGCACCTCTATTACCTCCCATGCCCTCAGTCCCATTGTTCTCATTACAGTCTATTGCCTTGATTGTGCAGGAAATGCTTATTGGTGTGGTGGTGGGGTTTGTGTTTCAGGTTGTATTTCAGGTCTTTGTTTTAAGTGGCCAGTACATGGCGATGAAGATGGGCCTGGGGTTCGCATCGATGAACGACCCTACTAACGGTGTGCAGACCACAGTACTGTCACAGTTTTTCTTAATGCTGGTGACCTTGATGTTCATCGCAATCAACGGCCATCTAATTTTAATTTCAACCGTAATTGATAGCTTTACCACTTTTCCAATTGGTAATGCATTACCGGCAGCCGCATTATTTGATGTGGTTAAACTTGGTGGTTGGATGTTTGCATCTGCATTGGTCATTGCTTTACCAGTATTAACCGCCTTATTGTTCGTCAATATTGCTTTTGGTGTAATGAGTCGGGCAGCACCGCAACTGAACATTTTTGCTGTTGGATTTCCTTTTACATTAATTATGGGCTTGATACTTATTTGGCTGGGACTGAATGGTTTCGTTGAACGGTTTACTAACGTAGCGGACTATGGCTTCCTTTTTATTCACGATATGTTGGGGGTGCAATAG
- a CDS encoding flagellar biosynthetic protein FliQ, with protein MTPEIALQLFGDAFYLTVVMVAVIVGPSLGVGLIVSTFQAATQINEQTLSFLPRLLVTIGTIMVTGPWLIQELTDLFNHLMIIIPEVIG; from the coding sequence ATGACTCCAGAAATAGCCTTACAACTATTTGGTGATGCGTTTTACCTCACTGTCGTGATGGTAGCCGTCATTGTTGGTCCAAGTTTAGGTGTTGGTTTGATTGTCAGTACTTTTCAGGCAGCAACACAAATCAATGAGCAAACACTGAGTTTTTTGCCTCGTTTGCTGGTAACGATTGGAACGATTATGGTCACAGGTCCCTGGTTGATTCAAGAGCTCACGGATCTGTTTAATCATTTAATGATCATTATCCCGGAAGTGATTGGTTGA
- the fliP gene encoding flagellar type III secretion system pore protein FliP (The bacterial flagellar biogenesis protein FliP forms a type III secretion system (T3SS)-type pore required for flagellar assembly.) has translation MGLIAVKKSIFWGLLFLLFFSGNVVAQSELIQNEINSVANGLNQTSSESTSVGQGLTPINGLPAITVKTNPDGSQDYTVTLQILFLMTALTFLPALLMMMTSFTRIIIVFAILRQALGLQQSPSNQIIIGLSLFLTFFIMSPVLEKVNQDALQPYINEQVSARQAFDLAKKPFHQFMLANTRETDLDLFFRIGNLEPVAAPEEVPFNVLMPAFVTSELKTAFQIGFIIFIPFLVIDIVVASVLMAMGMMMLSPLIISLPFKIMLFVLVDGWALIIGTLAASFGI, from the coding sequence ATGGGTTTGATTGCAGTAAAAAAAAGCATTTTTTGGGGTTTATTATTTTTACTTTTCTTTAGCGGTAACGTCGTCGCTCAGTCTGAGTTAATTCAAAACGAAATAAACAGCGTCGCCAACGGGCTTAATCAAACTTCCTCGGAATCCACCTCTGTCGGCCAGGGGTTGACACCAATTAATGGTTTGCCTGCCATTACCGTCAAAACCAATCCTGATGGTAGCCAGGATTATACTGTCACCCTGCAAATTTTGTTCTTGATGACAGCTCTGACATTTTTGCCAGCGCTGTTAATGATGATGACCTCGTTTACCCGGATTATTATTGTCTTTGCTATATTGCGGCAGGCATTAGGATTACAGCAATCCCCATCCAACCAGATTATTATTGGTTTATCATTATTTTTGACGTTTTTTATCATGTCTCCGGTCTTGGAGAAGGTAAATCAGGATGCACTGCAGCCTTATATCAATGAACAGGTTAGTGCCCGTCAGGCATTTGATTTGGCCAAAAAACCGTTTCATCAATTTATGTTGGCGAATACGCGGGAAACCGATCTGGATTTATTCTTTCGCATTGGTAACCTGGAACCGGTTGCTGCACCAGAAGAGGTACCATTTAATGTATTAATGCCGGCGTTTGTGACCTCTGAATTAAAAACCGCATTTCAGATTGGATTTATTATTTTTATTCCTTTTCTGGTCATTGATATTGTTGTAGCCAGTGTATTGATGGCAATGGGGATGATGATGTTATCCCCTCTTATTATTTCACTGCCTTTTAAAATTATGCTATTTGTTTTGGTGGACGGCTGGGCGCTCATTATTGGCACTCTGGCGGCCAGTTTTGGAATCTAA
- the fliO gene encoding flagellar biosynthetic protein FliO codes for MKSKVIWLISLWLLPCFGFAQNTVANANYSPKVMVMQMVLGLVVVVACIYGLFWLSKRVGYNKLFRNQSMQVVSSMAVGQRERVVLVKVGDTPILLGVAPGRVSQLHVFDKNDTSVLPKEELDNIAVVSDSSPKVKGDFANFMKKLMTNGSEK; via the coding sequence ATGAAAAGCAAAGTCATCTGGTTGATATCGCTTTGGTTGTTGCCCTGTTTTGGTTTTGCACAAAACACTGTGGCCAATGCCAATTATTCACCGAAAGTGATGGTGATGCAGATGGTGTTGGGGCTGGTTGTGGTTGTGGCCTGTATTTATGGTTTGTTCTGGTTATCAAAGCGAGTGGGGTACAACAAACTATTTCGTAACCAGTCCATGCAGGTCGTAAGTTCAATGGCTGTGGGGCAAAGGGAGCGAGTGGTATTGGTCAAAGTTGGTGATACACCGATACTCCTGGGGGTGGCGCCTGGTCGTGTATCGCAATTACATGTATTTGATAAAAATGATACGAGTGTTTTGCCCAAAGAAGAGTTGGACAATATCGCGGTAGTATCGGATTCGTCCCCAAAAGTAAAAGGTGATTTTGCCAACTTTATGAAAAAACTAATGACCAATGGATCGGAAAAATAG
- the fliN gene encoding flagellar motor switch protein FliN, with amino-acid sequence MSDDPIDQDDMADDWAAAMEQQAESEAAAASTMDLDEFDSADMSAGGAEGRPELDVILDIPVTISMEVGRTSITIRNLLQLNQGSVIELDRLAGEPLDVLVNGTLIAHGEVVVVNEKFGIRMTDVISPSERIKKLR; translated from the coding sequence ATGAGTGATGATCCCATCGATCAAGATGATATGGCGGACGACTGGGCCGCAGCGATGGAACAACAGGCAGAAAGCGAAGCGGCGGCGGCTTCGACTATGGACCTGGACGAGTTTGATTCGGCGGATATGAGCGCCGGCGGAGCTGAAGGGCGTCCTGAGCTGGATGTGATTCTGGATATTCCGGTGACCATCTCCATGGAGGTGGGTAGAACCTCCATTACTATCCGCAATTTACTGCAATTAAATCAGGGTTCCGTTATTGAGTTGGACCGCTTGGCAGGTGAGCCTTTGGATGTTCTGGTAAACGGCACATTAATCGCGCATGGTGAAGTGGTTGTGGTCAACGAGAAGTTTGGTATACGTATGACAGATGTTATCAGTCCGTCCGAGCGTATAAAGAAATTGAGATAA
- the fliM gene encoding flagellar motor switch protein FliM encodes MQDLLSQDEIDALLHGVDDGDVDTDDDSDPGAVRSYDLTSQDRIVRGRMPTLEMINERFARYTRISMFNLLRRTADVSVGGIQIQKFGEYVHTLYVPTSLNMVKFRPLRGTALIILDAKLVFKLVDNFFGGDGRHAKIEGREFTPTELRVVQMVLEQVFVDLHEAWKAVKEINFDFLNSEVNPSMANIVSPSEVVVVSTFHVELDGGGGELHITMPYSMVEPIREVLDAGLQTDTDERDDRWVKALRKDVMEARVDLECDIVRREISLREIVDLRPGDIIPVNFPDEHLVTANGVPMFKAMLGQSNDNLAFRVKHFVDRSSAHITSEEGEAHE; translated from the coding sequence GCAAGATCTTCTATCACAAGACGAAATTGATGCGTTATTGCATGGTGTTGACGATGGTGACGTCGACACTGATGACGATTCGGATCCGGGGGCGGTCCGCTCCTACGACCTGACCAGTCAGGACAGAATCGTTCGTGGGCGCATGCCCACTCTGGAAATGATTAACGAGCGTTTTGCCCGTTACACACGAATCAGTATGTTTAACCTGTTACGCCGTACAGCGGATGTTTCTGTTGGCGGCATTCAAATTCAGAAGTTTGGCGAGTATGTCCATACTCTTTATGTTCCTACCAGTTTGAATATGGTGAAGTTCCGCCCATTAAGAGGGACTGCGCTGATTATTCTCGATGCCAAGTTGGTTTTTAAACTCGTTGACAACTTTTTTGGGGGAGATGGTCGTCACGCAAAAATCGAAGGCCGTGAATTTACGCCAACAGAATTACGCGTTGTACAAATGGTGTTGGAACAGGTTTTTGTTGATCTGCATGAAGCCTGGAAAGCAGTGAAAGAAATCAACTTTGATTTTTTAAACTCCGAAGTTAATCCCTCAATGGCCAATATTGTCAGCCCCAGTGAAGTGGTTGTAGTCAGTACTTTTCATGTGGAACTGGATGGTGGCGGTGGTGAGCTGCATATCACCATGCCGTATTCCATGGTGGAACCGATTCGAGAAGTCCTGGATGCAGGCTTACAAACCGATACCGACGAACGAGATGATCGTTGGGTTAAAGCGTTGCGTAAGGATGTGATGGAAGCAAGAGTCGATTTGGAGTGCGACATTGTTCGTCGTGAAATTAGTTTAAGAGAAATTGTTGATTTGCGCCCTGGAGACATTATTCCGGTGAACTTTCCAGATGAGCATTTGGTTACCGCCAATGGTGTTCCTATGTTTAAGGCAATGCTGGGGCAGTCAAACGATAATCTTGCGTTCCGGGTAAAACATTTTGTTGACCGTTCGAGCGCACATATTACTAGTGAAGAAGGTGAAGCCCATGAGTGA